The candidate division KSB1 bacterium genome has a segment encoding these proteins:
- a CDS encoding transposase — protein sequence MEKKNWVVDCRPVGSGERALKYLAPYIFRVAISNRRLLKLETCPGRNGNVTFQYRDGDIKQFKARTVAAEEFTP from the coding sequence CTGGAAAAAAAAAATTGGGTCGTCGATTGCCGGCCCGTCGGCTCCGGCGAACGGGCGCTCAAGTATCTCGCGCCCTACATCTTCCGCGTTGCCATCAGTAATCGCCGCCTGTTGAAACTGGAAACTTGTCCTGGAAGGAACGGCAACGTCACCTTTCAATATCGCGACGGCGACATTAAACAGTTCAAGGCCAGAACGGTCGCGGCGGAAGAGTTTACCCCGTGA